The Phycisphaeraceae bacterium genomic sequence GGCAGCACTCTGCGCCTGGCCGTTGTACACGGTGTTGCGGCAACCCACATCCGCTACCAGTGGGTGCGCCAGCCCGACTCGATCACGCAGGTCAACCCTGTGTGCATCACACGGCCTGCCGCAGGTGCGATGATCCGTGCCGTTTGAGAGCGTATGTGAAAAGACGCAGTGTTCCATATGAAACATAGGCATGTGCTGGTGGATGACAGCCTCGAAACGCGCAGAGGAAAACCGTGAAAACATTGCTGCCATCTGAGACCAGTTGAGATCGTAGCTTGGCACCATGCGCACAGCCCCCGCCTCGGTGATGATCGCGGCGGTGAGTTCATTGGCGATGTTCAGCGAATAGTCCACCACCAGCGGCAGATGGGCGAAGTGGTCATGAAAATATGAAAGGCCCGCCAGATTCCGCACCAGTACCGCATCCGGATTGCATCGACCGATCTGTTGTAACAACCCTTCCTCTCCCGGCTTCTGAATGCGTGTGGTTGCCAGACCAATGGGTATGCCTGCTTCATGAGCGTGAGGAACGAGTTCCTTGTAGCGGCGGATATCTTCAAGCTCACAATAAATCATGGCCGGTCGTGCAAGACCATCCGGAGGCCGCCACGATAGTGCTGCTTCAAACTGCTCCAACGTGCGAGCCAGAACGTAGAGAGCGGCTGAAGATTGCTGCGTATCCTCCACCAGTTCAGGATTGGAAATGGAGTCCGCGCTACGATGCGACACGGCAGTATCGTTGGATGCGTGCGGGGCTTTCTGTTGTTTATTCGTGATCTTGCTTACGCAAGCGGAGAGGGCGGCGGATCGCAGGCGATCCAGTGCGTCAGCGGATACGACATCATGTCGCGCACGGTTCGTGCGCATTCGCAGCAGTTCATCCACTATCTGCCGTCGTAAATCGTTGAGCACACTTTTAGGAACCATTGCGCCATCGCTGGACAATTCGACCTGCCCCAGCTCAAACGGCGTATCTCCCAATCGACCAAACTGTTCCCGGATCATCTCGGTGGTCACGGGATGTTTCTGCGCTTTTTGCAATGGACCATCCCACGTCGCTGTTGCACGAAGGTCGTCGCCTTGAGCAATGATGCGAAGTGCTCCACCAGTTGGGGCGTCAACGGCAATCGTCAACCGAACTCGGTGGGCGACATTTTCGCGCGAGTAACTTTGTTCGAGCCGCCTTTTCAATGCAGGATCGTCGGTTTTCCAGACCAGGCTGCCCAGCTCAATACCCGCGAGATTGGCATCTCCGTGTCCGAGCACTATCTCGATTTGATCTTTGCCGCGTGACCTGACTTCAAACACCCGTCCGCCTTGTTCGTCCTGCTCAGGATGCCCCTGGTCGAAGACGATCCCGTCGCCCGGCTTAAGGGGGGTTATGGAAGCGGGAGGATGGCGTGAAGCTGTCGAGGCGGATGCGAGATATGCGCTCTTATCGTGTGTTGCCCGCAAGGCGTTGTTTGTGATTTCGATAATCACTCCGCGATCGGTTCGTTCGATCACGGTTCCAATATTCACGCCACGACTTTTGGGGAAGCGGGCGGGTACCAGTTCCTGATGGTTGACTCCGTCAAGAAACCCGTGTGAAAACCCGCGTGAGTAGCTTTGTTGCAGATCGAGCTTCCGCTGTGCGGAGAGGTGGAAATCCTGCCGGGTAATCGCAGCATCCAGAGCGGATCGATACGTCTGGGTTGTTACAGCGACGTAATGTGCGCTTTTGAGCCGCCCCTCAATTTTGAAACTGCACACGCCCAGATTGGCCAGGTCAGCAACAAGGTCGTATGCCGCCAGATCGAGCGGGCTTAACAGATATGCCTTATCGCCAAGGTCTTTCATGCGGCCATCGACGATCAGGTCGTATGGAAGTCGGCAGGCCTGGGCGCACTGGCCGCGATTGGCACTCCGCCCGCCGATTGACTCGCTGGTCAGACATTGCCCGCTGTATGACACGCAGAGCGCACCGTGGATGAAGACTTCGACCGGCAAATTTGCTTCGCGCACGATGCGGCCGATCTCGGTGGCGGAAAGCTCTCGTGCGAGGATGACCCGATCGACGCCCAGACGTTGGACGAAATCGATGCCGCGCGGCTCGGTGAGCGTCATCTGCGTCGAACCGTGGATCGGCAGTGTCGGAGCCAGTGCGCGGATCAACCGTGCCAGACCCAGGTCTTGAACGATCACCGCATCCACGCCGGCTTCGGCGATGGACGTGATCAATCGCACAGCTTCAGGCAGTTCATCCGAAAAAATCAGCGTGTTGAAGGTGACATATCCGCGGACATTATGGTTGTGCAGGTATTCCATAACCTGCGGTAACTGGTCCGCAGCGAAGTTTGTCGCTCGATGCCGAGCATTAAACGCACTCAACCCGAAATAGACGGCATCGGCTCCGTTGGCGACGGCGGCGCGCATTGCTTCTTCATCGCCCGCTGGGGCGAGAAGCTCAGGTTTCGCAGGCATGACCGCCATAGCAATAGTGTAGGTTGGATCGCCGAAGGCGCGATCACTCGCTTACCTCAATGTCGTAGCTCCGCATCGGTCGGGGTTGTTCGATCAGTGGTGCGATCAGCGGCGGAAAAGAAAAAGGCGACGATACTTGCGTACCATCGCCCGGAGGGAAAAGAGAGACGCCTGTGTGATCCGGCCGGAGGTTAGCCCGGCTTCACCCCGCCAAACCGGTCTGAAATACTCAGACCGAATCGGATAACAGGGTGGCAGCATCCTTTACTGCGCTGGGTAGCGCCTTAGACATTTCTTCGACATGCGTTGTTGTGAGATTAAGAGCAGCCAGCAAATCCGTTGGGATTTGGTCCGTTTCTACCGTTCGGGTAAACCCAAGAGCCAGCTTGGCAGCAACGATGTCCGCCACGTGCACCAGGCCGGTGAGTGTTCTGCTGCTTTCAATCACATCCATCGGATGATGATGGAAACCGGTGACGTAAGAGAACGAAAGCGGGAACTTCCACGCTTTGCAGAGTGCTGCGCCGAACTGTTCGTGCGTGGCACCGAGCGTTGCGGTTTCCGCTGCGCGAAGTGTCAGGCCGGGTGTGGTATCGAGTTTCTCAATCGCCTCGACGAACTTCTGCCGGCGGGCCTGCATCTCCACCATGATGCCCAGGTCGTGAATCAGGCCGGCGAGAAAAGCTTCATCAGGCAAGCCCAGGCCGACCTTTTCCGCCAGCAGCCGCGTGCCGGTGCCGACAGCGATGGAATGGTTCCATAGATCGCGGGCGTTGAAGTTCGGGCAGATCTGGCCGCCACGAAACAATTTGGCGAGGCTGGCAGCAATGGCGATATTTTTGACGGCATTCAGACCCAGAAGAACGATCGCCCGATTGATCGAGCCGATCTGTCCCGGCAGGCCGTAGAACGCGGAGTTCACGACCTTGAGAATACGGGCACCCAGGGCCGGATCGTTGGTGATGATTTTGTTGAGATCTTGAGCGGTGGAGTCAGGGTCTTCGACCAGCTTGATGATCTTGAGTGTGACCTCAGGCAGTGTCGCGATGTGACTAATTTCTTTCACCGCGGTCTGGACCACCGGGTCAGCGGTGTTCGCCGCGGGAGTCCCCGTCACGCGCGGAGGCACAGCCCCAGCACTGCGAGGTGCGGCGGAGTTCAGACGATTATTTGTTGCGGCCTGGCTCATCTTGCTCTGCCTCCTCGATCAGGTGAGAACGATCTCCATGCATGTATCGACCGCCGATCAGTTCCACTTAATGGTCTGTTGTCGGAGGAAACACGAATCAAACCAGCAGAGCCGCACGATCGGTAAATCTTGTAGTCAAGGCGTTGGAAGCCATCGACAACCGCCTATCATGTGTGCATGGTGCGTGTTTTCATCCAAGGACCATTGCAGTGGGGAGATGCCGCAGTACGAGCTGCTAAACCGCTTTCGTTTCCGGCGAAACTGGCGATTGCGGTAGCTCTTGCGATCCTGCTGGTGCCTGCTATTGCGTTGGTGCTGGTTGCGATGGCCGTAGCGGTTGTAGTGTTTGCGTTATTTTTGGCTGTCATGCTGGCGCGGGCGATGCTGCGCAGTGTGTTCTCGTTGTTTTCGGGTTCACGCGATGATGGAAGGCGGAATGTACGGGTGATCCAGCGCTGAGTCGCCCTTACGGGCCAGGCGTTGTCATCGCCTGTTCATTGCACGAACACGGATGTCAGCAGTTGTTCACGATAAATGAATGATCTGCTTATAATTTTCCCCTCATGGCTGAAACCACCGCTCAATTTGATCTTGCCTCGATAACCCAGCCCGCTGCTTTGGTTGAGGCGTATGCATCCGACTTCATTGACCGCCGCTCACTGCCGCGCAATCTCCGAGAGGCGATCCGCTATTCATTTTTCGGTCCCGGTAAAAGGTTGCGGCCGATTCTGGTTATCCGCGCGTGCGAAGCAGTGGGAGGGCAGGCGCAGGATGCGTTGGCACCCGCCGCTGCGATCGAGTTAATTCATTGCTTCAGTCTCGTTCACGACGATCTGCCCGCCATGGACGACGACGATCTGCGCCGTGGACGGCCGACGCTGCACAAACAAACCAATGAAGCAATGGCGATACTCGCCGGTGACGCCATGATGGGACTGGCGTTTGAGTTAGTCGCCACTCGTCTGTCCGGCCGGCTTGCCGGTGATGTGGCGCGGGAGTTGGCGGAATGCACCAATGACATGATCGCCGGCCAGGTTTATGACACGCTTCCCGACTTTGACTCGTCGGTCGCGTCGATGGATCGCCTGCGTACGATCCATCGCAATAAGACCGGGGCTTTGATTCGCGGTTCATGCCGCATGGGTGCTCTGTGCGGCGGGGCAACTACGGATCAGCTTTCCGACATCACACGTCACGCTGAGGCGATCGGACTGATGTTTCAGGTGGTGGATGATCTGCTCGATGTCACACAGACCACGGAACACCTTGGCAAAGCCGCAAATAAAGATGCAGATAAGGGCAAACTGACATACCCCGGACTCATCGGAATCGAAAAAAGTCGTGCTGAGATTGCACGGCTTCGTACCGAGGCCCACGACGCTTTGCGGAGTTTTGGCGAAAAGGCTGAGCCGTTGCGAGTTCTCTGCGATTACATGGCTGTGCGATCGAAGTAAACCGTGCGTCGTTACCATTCGGTAACAAATATCCGCATCTTGAAAATAGAGTTACGGGATCGTCCCTACGGCAGGAGATCGGGTCTGCGCTGGCGTGTTCGCAGAGCAGCCTGTTCTTTTCGCCATGCTTCGATTTTTGCATGGTCGCCGCTGAGCAGAACTTCCGGTGCCTGCATCCCCATCCATTCGCGCGGCTTGGTGTAGTGCGGATAGTCGAGGCCGCGACCCACTGCTGCGGAAAAACTTTCGTGCTGAACAGACTCGTCATCACCCAGCACACCTGGGATTAAGCGAACCACAGCATCGATGAGCACCATGGCCGGCAATTCACCTCCGCTGAGTACGTAGTCGCCAATACTCACTTCAAGCGGTGCGAGTTTTTCGATTACCCGTTCATCAATGCCTTCATAATGGCCGGCGATGATGAGCAATCGTGGTTTGTGTGCGAGTTCCTCCACCAGTGGTTGGGTGAGCGGTCGCCCTTGCGGAGACATCAGCACGCGAGTGGCGGGCGCGGCATCCTGCGACTCGACAGTCGTCACCGCATCCCAGAGCGGTTGACATTGCATCACCATGCCCGGCCCGCCACCAAACGGAGCCTTGTCCACTTTCTTATGTTTATCCGTTGAGAAATCACGGATATTGGTCAGGTGATAATTCACCGGAGCGCGGACTGGCGGCGGATCAGGGAAAGTATCCTCATCGTCTTCGACGTAGAGACTCGGATCGGCGGCACGCTTGAGAATGCTCGTGCTGAGCACACTGACGAACATCTCAGGAAAGAGGGTGAGGATGTCGATTCGCATGGGTGGAAGCCGTCCCTCAAAACAAAGCCGCTTGCGGCATAGCGGCTTTGGCGCGCTAAGCCGCAAGCGGCTGGTCATGCGATGAATATTTTTGACGGACTACTTCGCGGCCTTGGTCGGAACCTTGTTCTTGGTGCTTTTGACTTCAAAACCCGCTTTACGAAGCAGGCTGGTCACGGTTTCGCTGGGCTGCGCTCCGACGCCGAGCCAGTATTTCACGCGATCAGTTTTGAATTGGACGGCCTTGGTCTGATCCTTCTGGAGCGGGTCATACACACCCAGTTCCTCAATGGGTTTACCATCACGCGGCCGACGGCTGTCGATGGCATTAAGCCGGTAGTAGGGCAGGTGACGCCGACCGAACCGCTTGAGTCGCAATGTGACCACGATCGAATGCTCCGGGTGCGAATGTCGCCCATTATTAAGGCTGACGAACCAGCCTTTGGGCGGATCAAGAATAGTACCGGGAATTGGGTTTGGGAGCAAATGAAGCGAAAGGGGCGGGAGTCCGGGGCCGGGCTTGGTGAGATGTTATTACAGCCCGATTGCAAAACTCATGTCTGCTCCTGTGCGTACCAGCAGGCAGCGCAGTGCGATGCGTCTTCGCCAATCGCATCAAGCGCCGGCACCTCAGAGACACATTTTTTCATAACCCGCACACTTTGCCCCTGCACTCGAATTTCCACCGCATCCGCAGCAGCGGAGATTGCTTTTTCACGTGTCAACGGACAGCGAGGATGAAACGTACAGCCGCTGGGAGGATTCACCGGAGAGGGTACTTCACCAGGCAGGACGATCCGTTTTCGGGCTCGCACAGGTTCAGGATGCGGTGCAGCACTGAGCAGAGCCTTGGTGTAAGGATGTCGCGGGTCGTGGTACAGAGTGTGCCGGTCGGCCAGTTCGACAATCTTGCCCAGGTACATCACAGCAACTCGATCACAGAAGTGCTCAACGACGGCGAGATTGTGCGCAATGAAGAGGTATGACAGGCCAAACTCATCCTGTAACTGCGACAGGAGGTTAAGAATCTGTGATTGAATCGAAACATCGAGTGCGCTGACTGGTTCATCGCAGACGATGAAGCGAGGCTGGAGTGACAGTGCCCTCGCAATACCGATACGCTGTCGCTGACCGCCGGAAAATTCGTGTGGGTAGCGCGAGGCATAATCGGGGGACAGGCCGACCTTGGTCAGAAGGGTGGCGACGCGGTCATCGAGTTCACTGCCGCGTGCGATGCGGTGGACGGCAATCGGTTCGCCGAGGATGCGACCAATGGTCATCCGCGGATTGAGTGAACCAACCGGATCCTGAAACACGATCTGCATCTGGCGGCGCAGAGCTTTGAGTTCGGCACGATCAGCTGCGAAAACATCAAGCTGGTCAAATCGAACGGAGCCTGATGTCGCCGGAATCAGTCGGAGAATTGTCCGGCCGACGGTTGATTTGCCGCATCCCGATTCTCCCACCAGGCCCAGCGTTTCACGCGGCTTGACGGTGAAACTGACGCCATCGACAGCACGAACAAAGCCGACGGTTCGTCGGAGCAAGCCTCGCTTGACGGGAAAATGAGTGCGCAGATCTCGGACATCCAGCAGAGGCGCGGATTGGTTCGACGAGCTGGCGATCATGGCGGGAGTATAGCTTCATTGAAAAGCAAAACCGCGAGCATGTACAGCATACTCGCGGCTTTGCTATGTTCAGAGCGAAGTTTTGCTTTACTGCGGAACTTCCAGCAGCACGAATCGCTTCACGCCGCCTTCCGACACACTGAGCCGAACAGGCTTGGACATGTCGAGGCTGGTCAGCGCGGTGGTGAGTTCGTCCACGGTTTTGATGCGGGTGTCCATGACTTCCACGATCACCGATCCGGGACGAATCCCCTTGTCCGCAGCATCCGAGCCAGGCCGAACCTGCGTTACCAGAACGCCCGGCGTAAGTTCTACTTTGCGCCGTTGCGCTAATTCCGCGGTGAAGTCGGTTACGTTTTCAATTCCAGCGCGGCGGAGGTAATCCATCACCTTGTCGCTGGGTTTCGCCTCTCCGCCTCGATCAGCGGAATCGGTACTCGCCCGCTGGACGCTGGCGGGAAGTTCGGCCACCACAGCCTGCATCCGCTGAGTTTTGCCTGCGCGGAAGAGTTCGATATCCACCTTCCTGCCGGGTTCATAATTTGAAACACGACGGCGCAGCTCTTCAGCAGCTCGGACATCTTTGCCGTCGATTTTGGTGATGATGTCGCCAGACTTGATGCCTGCCTTCTCAGCCGGACCGCCGTCGATCAGACTATTCACCAACACGCCGTGGTCCTTGAACCCGAAGCTCTCAGCCATTTTGGGATCCAGATCATCGATGTAGATACCCAAATATCCGCGTGTCACTTTGCCCGTCTTAATGATCTGATCAACGACCGGTGCGACCATTTCAATCGGGATCGCAAAGCCCAGGCCATTGTTGGCACCCGTGCGGCTGGCAATAGCGGTGTTCATACCGACGACGTCACCCTGAATGTTGGTCAGCGGCCCGCCGGAGTTGCCGGGGTTAATTGCGGCATCGGTCTGGATGAAGTTTTCATAACCACGGCCGTCAGCCACGATATGAAGCTGGCGACCTTTGGCGGAAACGATGCCTTGGCTCATGGAAAACTCGAAGCGGAACGGCGACCCGAAGGCGAACACGATGTCGCCCTGTTCAACAGGCTCCTTGGCGAGTTGCGCCGGGATAAGCCGGGCACCATCCACTTTGATGACTGCGATATCAGTCTTGTCGTCTTCGCCTACAAGCTTGGCGGTGCGCTCAGAGCCATCGTTGAAGCGCACGGTAATCACATCCGCACCGTTAACGACGTGACGGTTGGTGATGATGTGCCCAGCTTCGTCATATACCCAGCCGGATCCGTTGGCGTAGGCGCGGGGTACGTTGTAGCGGTTGTAGTCCTGTGTACCCGGTTCCTGTTGCGGGCTCTGATCCTCGCCATCATCCTGGGGGAGATCGAACGGGCTCTGCGGCCAACCACGAGGACCGAAGAAGCGACGCATCGCATCATCTTCCGTGATACGACGAGGGCTTGCCTTTGCGGAAACCTGAATCGCCACCACACTCGGCTCGACAATTTTTGCGACATTACGGAAGGCATCGCTGAGTTTCGCCAGTGCGGGGTCAGCCGCTGCCTGATCGCGTACAAACTGTACTTTTGCCGATTCCTGGGCCCACGCGATCTTCTGCACGATACTCGGTCCCATGACCATCACAATCAGAATGGTCAGGATCAAAATCACAGTAGGGCCATACCACCGGATGCGACTCATATAGATATTCCTGTTGCTGGAGAACTGGCGGGTTGGGTTAAACGATTCAAATCATACGCGTCGGGCTTGATGCGGGTTCGCGTATTGAAACGCATCAACCCGGCGGATATTGCTGCATTGAGCAATGCCTACCTTCTTTGTCGGCATGCGGGAGTGAACTTTGCCACTCCTTTTTGATCGCATTTTTTAGTACGCACTGACGAGTTGCGTGTTCGTGCCAACTCCGAAAGTACCGAGGGAAGTTTTTCTACCGAACAGGTTATCCGTCCAACTTATAAGGGTGCGTATCGGTCAGGTACCGTCTGGACTCCACGAGTTTTACCCATTTTGAGGCGGCTTCCTCAATATTTGTTCCGACCGCACCCATCGGTGCCGCAAAAGGTGGCTGCCAGGAGGAGAGGCCGAGCAGGTCATGCAGAACGATGACGTGCCCATGACATGCTGCCCCCGCACCGCAACCAATAACCGGTACTGCGTTTTTACCGGCATCGGGACCGGTATTCCGATCTTGGAGTCGATTCACAATTTCGCTTGAAACTTCGGAGGGTGTGGCTTCGATCAATAGCATCGACGCACCAGCCTCAACCAGCAGGGTCGCGGTACGCACTATCTCGTCCGCTTCAGCGCGCGTCCTGCCAGCGTGGACATAGCCGCCTTTGACCCGTACCTGCTGCGGTCTCGATCCGATGTGTGCCACTACGGGTACGCCTGAAGACGACAGTCGTCTCACAAGCGGCGCGAAGCTGGCATCGACCTCAAGTTTTACTACGTCGGCTCTGCCCTCGACCACGAATCTCATCGCATTTCGTATTGCGTCGTCCTCTCCGCATTGATAACTACCGAAGGGCATGTCGGCCATGACAAAAGCATCCGGCGCGCCGCGTCGCACGGCTGCGGTGATTTCAAGCATGAAGGGCATCGTGGCCGGCAGGGTCGAGTCATGGCCAAGGATGAACTGAGCTGCTGTGTCGCCGACCAGCAAGGTCCGTACACCACCACGCCATAACCACGATGCAGTCGTGGCGTCGTAACAAGTGAGCATCGGAAAAGGTTGGCCTTGCTTTACCCACTGGCGGAGTGTGCGCAAGGTCACACGCGGCGACGGTGACGATATCGGCATGGCGGAATTATAGGGAAACGGGGGCGAGAAGATGGCTCAAGGCGCGTGTGTAACAACACGCGGTTATCGAAGCAGACAACAAATCACACGCAAGGCAACCGTGTTCCCGATACGATTTTGCCATGCGAACCTTCACCTTGATCGTCGTAGCCGTCCTGGGTTTCACATCATCCGTTCACGCGAAATTCGCCATCCCGCCTGAAGCCCCGGTTGATCGACTGGTGCGGAATATTTCTTCTTACGTCACGGAAAATCCCAATGATCCACGCGGATACTACACGCTTGGACGCGTGCATTACCTCGCATTTTCATTGGCGACCGAGACACTCCGATCCTACGAACCAGCAGATGGAAAGGAAAAGAGTGAGTTGCCGCAACTATCGCGTTTTCAGGCCAATCCATCTGCCGCTTCCCAACCTGCGGAGGGTGAAGAAAAAGCGAAAGCCCTGGAACACCTGACCGCAGCGATTGAAAATTTTGAGAAAGCAAAGGCACTTAACCCTGACGATGCTTTGATCCAGCTTGGCATAGCCAGCGTGTGGGAAGAGGGTGCAGCCTTTGCGTCTGAAGTTCCATTGCCGGTAAACAGCAAGAAAGCTCACGTGGAGACAACGCAGGAATGGACCGCACGCGCGATCGAGGGTTACCTCAATGCTTACAAACTCTCAATCAAGAAGGACAGTAATCTGGATGAGCTGCCCATTGCCGGCCTGTCGAGTCTGGTGAGCTATGAAGCTGGGCAGGCATATCTTCGTCTGGTTGAGGCCCGCGGTGAACGTGAGACGGAGCGAAAGTGGGTAGCTCTCATACGCGAAGACATGAAAACATTGGAAGCCCTTCCGCAAAACATAGTGACTCCCATCGTGCTGTCGTTGAGCGAAAGAAAATCGCTCGAAGCGATGATCGACTCCCGTACTCTTGTGAAATTCGATCTTGATGGCACCAGCCGTAGCCAGTGGTGGTCGTGGATTAAACCCGATACCTGCCTGCTGATCTGGGATCCAATGCAGCGAGGTGAAGTGACATCCGGCAAACAGCTATTTGGATCAGTAACTTTCTGGATGTTCTGGCCTAATGGATATGCCGCGCTGGATGCTTTGGATGACAATCGCGACGGAAGACTTGCTGGCGATGAATTAACAGGACTGGCTCTTTGGGCTGATTGCAACAGTAACGGTATCTCTGAGAATGACGAGGTTATGTTGGTCGAGGAGTCAGGAATCGAATCAATCAGTACCCGTGCGACGAGTCAATCCGGTATGTCGCCCTGTAATCTGGATGGGTTAAAGATGAAAGACGGCCGGCTGTTGCCGACATATGACTGGACGACGCAGGCAACCGGTATTCGCCGTTAACGTGTTATGAGTTTATTCGAGCGTGACAGCGACGATGGGTCTGCATGTACCGCAACGTCAGAGTTTCGCCTGTACTTTATCGCCTTCAATACGTGCCTCGTATGACGCCACCTTGATGTTGGGATTGTCCGGGCATACTCCGTCAGCGAGTCGGAACGGCCACCCATGCCAGGGACAATGAACAACTCCATCACGAATGAAGCCGCTGGCTAGGCTGCCGCCTGCGTGCGGGCAGGTGTCATCGATGACCTTGATCTCCTCGCCCTGACGAAAAACTGCCAACGCACGATTTTTACAGGCAACAAATTTTCCTCCACCCACCTGCGGCACGTCAGCCAGTGGGCAAAGATCTGTCCAATCACTCGCCTGTGTCGTTGCTTTTTCTGACTCCGCCATGTTCCCGCTCCTGCGTAAAAGATTGGGTGAGAATTGTAGTCAATTCATGATGATCGGTTGAATCGTCTGGTATTCGCTGACGGTACTTCGATTGATGATCTCATCATGAGGTATATCACGTTGCACATCGACGATCAGCGGCCCTGAGCGGATCGAATAAATTGCTGGTAGAGGTTCGCATAGATGCCGCCGGTCGCCAGAAGATCGTTGTGCGTACCGCGTTCGACAATTCGGCCGTGATCGAGCACCAGTACCACGTCTGCGTGACGGATCGTGCTCAAGCGATGGGCGACCACAAAACTGGTTCGTCCGCGCAGCAGGATCGCCAGCGATTGCTGGATGCGAACCTCGGTCATGGTGTCGATAGCGCTGGTGGCTTCATCAAGAATGATGATACGCGGGTTGGCGACCATAGCACGGGTGAAACAGATGAGCTGTCGCTGCCCCATCGACAGTGATCCGCCTCGTTCGCCGACCTGTGTTTGGAAGCCCATTGGTAGAGCTGCGATCAAATCCAGCGTGTCGAGTTGTTTTGCCGCGGCAATCACATCTTCATCTGTTGCGCCTAATCGGCCAACCCGGATGTTTTCCATCACCGTGCCGGAAAAGAGGAAGTTGTTCTGGAGAACGATCCCCATTTGACGATGCAGAGTGTCCGCCCTGATTTTTCGGATTTCTGTTCCATCGATCAGAACCTCTCCCTGTGTAGGAAGGTAGAACTTGGAGATCAGGTTGATGATGGAGCTTTTGCCGCTGCCGGTGTGACCCACGAGAGCCACGGTCTGCCCCGGCTCAGCAATGAAGCTCACATTATGCAGCACTGGCTTGCCCGGTTCGTATGCGAAGGTGAGCTTTCGGAACTCAACTTTCCCCGTAATTGCCGGTAAAGGTTGCGCACCTGACTCATCCACGAAATCGGGTTTGCGGTCGAGCAGCCCGAAAACCCGCTCTGCGCCCGCCATCGCCTGTACCGCGGTGTTGTATTGATTCCCAATCACTGCCACTGGATTCAGCACGCTGCTGGCGAGGAAGTAGAACAGGATGAGGTGAGCCGGGTCAGTGCCTGCATATTTATGCAGTACGAAGTATCCGCCGGCGACGAAAATGGCAGCAATCACAATCTGATTGAGCATCTCGATCGAAGGCGAGAATACGCCGGACATTCGGCTGACATTGATGTTGTAGCCTGCGTGGTCGGTAACCAGTTCACCGAACATCTGGGCGTTGAGGTCTTGTCGTACAAAGCCCTGAGTTACCCGCACTCCGACCACCGACTCCGCCAGTACTGCGGTTACACGGCTCATGCTCTCCTGTGCTGCGCGATGTGCGGAACTCAACAGATGCTTGAAATAGTTGTAGAGGAAAAAGTAGAACGGTGCGAAGCAGAGCACGATCAGTGCCAGCCAGCGGTCATAGATCACCATGATGATCCCGGCAACCAGCGATGTGCCGAGGTTGACAATACTGATGAAAACCGCGTCCTGGAGTCCGGCACGGACAGCTTCGGAATCAGAAGTAATGCGGCTGATGATTCGACCGATGCGTGTCTTGTGAAAGAAATTCATCGTCAGGTTCTGGAGATGCTCGAAGATATCGTTACGCAGATCATGGACGAGCCCTTCGCCCAGTTTCAACGCCAGATACATGCGGAAATAAAAAGTGACATAGGTCCAGAGCACGAGTGCTGTGTAGATTGCGACACCTCGATACAGT encodes the following:
- the trmD gene encoding tRNA (guanosine(37)-N1)-methyltransferase TrmD, whose translation is MTSRLRLSAPKPLCRKRLCFEGRLPPMRIDILTLFPEMFVSVLSTSILKRAADPSLYVEDDEDTFPDPPPVRAPVNYHLTNIRDFSTDKHKKVDKAPFGGGPGMVMQCQPLWDAVTTVESQDAAPATRVLMSPQGRPLTQPLVEELAHKPRLLIIAGHYEGIDERVIEKLAPLEVSIGDYVLSGGELPAMVLIDAVVRLIPGVLGDDESVQHESFSAAVGRGLDYPHYTKPREWMGMQAPEVLLSGDHAKIEAWRKEQAALRTRQRRPDLLP
- a CDS encoding polyprenyl synthetase family protein produces the protein MAETTAQFDLASITQPAALVEAYASDFIDRRSLPRNLREAIRYSFFGPGKRLRPILVIRACEAVGGQAQDALAPAAAIELIHCFSLVHDDLPAMDDDDLRRGRPTLHKQTNEAMAILAGDAMMGLAFELVATRLSGRLAGDVARELAECTNDMIAGQVYDTLPDFDSSVASMDRLRTIHRNKTGALIRGSCRMGALCGGATTDQLSDITRHAEAIGLMFQVVDDLLDVTQTTEHLGKAANKDADKGKLTYPGLIGIEKSRAEIARLRTEAHDALRSFGEKAEPLRVLCDYMAVRSK
- a CDS encoding HDOD domain-containing protein, which gives rise to MSQAATNNRLNSAAPRSAGAVPPRVTGTPAANTADPVVQTAVKEISHIATLPEVTLKIIKLVEDPDSTAQDLNKIITNDPALGARILKVVNSAFYGLPGQIGSINRAIVLLGLNAVKNIAIAASLAKLFRGGQICPNFNARDLWNHSIAVGTGTRLLAEKVGLGLPDEAFLAGLIHDLGIMVEMQARRQKFVEAIEKLDTTPGLTLRAAETATLGATHEQFGAALCKAWKFPLSFSYVTGFHHHPMDVIESSRTLTGLVHVADIVAAKLALGFTRTVETDQIPTDLLAALNLTTTHVEEMSKALPSAVKDAATLLSDSV
- the rpsP gene encoding 30S ribosomal protein S16, translated to MVVTLRLKRFGRRHLPYYRLNAIDSRRPRDGKPIEELGVYDPLQKDQTKAVQFKTDRVKYWLGVGAQPSETVTSLLRKAGFEVKSTKNKVPTKAAK
- a CDS encoding U32 family peptidase, producing the protein MAVMPAKPELLAPAGDEEAMRAAVANGADAVYFGLSAFNARHRATNFAADQLPQVMEYLHNHNVRGYVTFNTLIFSDELPEAVRLITSIAEAGVDAVIVQDLGLARLIRALAPTLPIHGSTQMTLTEPRGIDFVQRLGVDRVILARELSATEIGRIVREANLPVEVFIHGALCVSYSGQCLTSESIGGRSANRGQCAQACRLPYDLIVDGRMKDLGDKAYLLSPLDLAAYDLVADLANLGVCSFKIEGRLKSAHYVAVTTQTYRSALDAAITRQDFHLSAQRKLDLQQSYSRGFSHGFLDGVNHQELVPARFPKSRGVNIGTVIERTDRGVIIEITNNALRATHDKSAYLASASTASRHPPASITPLKPGDGIVFDQGHPEQDEQGGRVFEVRSRGKDQIEIVLGHGDANLAGIELGSLVWKTDDPALKRRLEQSYSRENVAHRVRLTIAVDAPTGGALRIIAQGDDLRATATWDGPLQKAQKHPVTTEMIREQFGRLGDTPFELGQVELSSDGAMVPKSVLNDLRRQIVDELLRMRTNRARHDVVSADALDRLRSAALSACVSKITNKQQKAPHASNDTAVSHRSADSISNPELVEDTQQSSAALYVLARTLEQFEAALSWRPPDGLARPAMIYCELEDIRRYKELVPHAHEAGIPIGLATTRIQKPGEEGLLQQIGRCNPDAVLVRNLAGLSYFHDHFAHLPLVVDYSLNIANELTAAIITEAGAVRMVPSYDLNWSQMAAMFSRFSSARFEAVIHQHMPMFHMEHCVFSHTLSNGTDHRTCGRPCDAHRVDLRDRVGLAHPLVADVGCRNTVYNGQAQSAADYVPQMRELGLRHFRIELLRDNETETKMLLDQYSQLIAGRARPAQARRQLRVLSQLGVSAGTLKF